Genomic DNA from Solanum pennellii chromosome 3, SPENNV200:
ACTTTATGACTAATAAATAACCtatataggaaaaatattataatttttatttgtgaaagatattaataatcaataatgaagaaaaaaaatatttaaattactatttgaaaaaaatcattacaccaattataaaaattacataaaaaaccAGGGCATATGTTTTCACGCTATGTCTTCAATTTGTGCCCCAAAAAGTTTTTGATACGCCCTCCCGAGACTCGTCACAAAAAAACATTTCTGGAAACACTGGTTACAACCATAATGACTAAATCTATGCAAGATTACTTTGAACTTCCAATACTAATTGGAAGTACTCATTCGATCACTCAAAATTTTAGGCACCTATTGGCCTACTTGAACAAACAATGAATATACAACTCTACCAACAGTTGTGACTTGACAGGGTAAATCTCATTTATGAAATTAGACTATAAACCAAATGAACAATGATTCGAACAAGTACAACAAGAAAATCCTGTCTTGTAATCTAAATAtagttaaagaatgaaaaaattatgaGCAACTATGATGAATTTTGCATCGATAACACTAATTATCATTCATCATCAAAGTTCTCTATATTTCCTTTGGTGTGAAATCGAGCATGGAGAGGTCTAGGAGCCCTCTGTTTTCTGTCATATCCTCTTACCACCATGAAACCTGTAAGGAGAATTAAGGTGAAAATACAAAAGACTACTTCAGAAAATATTTCTCGTCACATTTATCCATCTATACACATAAAGGCAACTGTGAATTACGGTTGTGATATTTGACTTGACCTTTTTAGGAAACGTAACATCATCAAATCCAACACTATAGGTGAACAACACTAAAGTGCCTTCTCTTTTGTTTCTGATTTTATCATAGTTAAGGATTTCCTTTGCTAGATTCCGTATGACACCTTTGATTCGAAGGTTTGTAGAATGTGCAAAGGTAGGGTGTAAGATTAACGTACATCCTAACCTCCGCAAACCTACTAGGTTTGTTGTTGATCATATATAATGTGCAATCTGTTTTAGCCAAGActtactttcattttttttactagACTTCTGACCGTTCTTCATAGTTCTATCTGGTATAGAGGTGTAAAAAATGAACCCGGTTATGCATAACCCatccataattttaaaaattgacctcaatataatttgaatttagcTCAATCTCAACTCATTCAAGCATTAACCCATTTAAAGAGAATTCTTAATTGAGTCCAATtgaatctccaatttcaacatGTCTTAAGACTCTTTATTTTCATCGATGTAATGTATCCTTTTAGGATTTAACTATCCATGtgtaacttctttttttaaatttttatgagtTGAAATTCAAGTTGTGgttataaaacttaaaaaagaatatataaaaaatattgagatttagaGGGTCAAATTGGCGGGTCAAGACCTAACCCATTTTAAAGCCCATTTAGCTTAAGTAAACTTGGACGGGTTAGGAACCAACCCAATTTCTATTTTAGCCCAATCCGCTCATTTGATACTCCTAATCTAGCATATTAAGTTCAAAATATGAAGGTATAGACATTCCTAAGAAAAAAGATTTGTGAAGGTATAAAATCTCTTAAAATGGAAATatcttctttcaattttatatacaaaagaGACTATCCACATACCTTTCCAAAAACATTTCTGAATATCCCTTGTTGACAAGCCTGGTTTTGATATTATGAGTAATATTAGTATATATGAAGTCAAATCTGATAaaacattatatcatataaaagtaaaatataacaagcaacaatatAATTTACCTTTTACAATGGACGAAACTGAAGTTCCGCAGTATAGAGTTGTCACTCTCAAATTCCATATGGAGGCTCTTGCAACGGGAATTGGATTTAGGCTCGACTCATGATCAGCGAAAACCTGgtatacaaaaaaattgatttgtgaGTGGGCTGTAACACAACAAACTAGTTACCCATACTAGACAATAACACGATCTGATTACCTCGTTGATCTGGAAGTAAGTCCCATTCAGTGGAAAACTTCCCCTATTTGCCGTCCGACATGGAATCTATAAATTCATGGATATATGTATTCATCTAAATAAAGAAACTCTTAGGAAACAATATGAAATGAGACATTTATGATTCACTTACCAAAATCGTCCCATAGATTATTTGATCTTTTGGGAAGTAATTTTTATTGTCCGAACATTTCTCTGAATCATAAAGCTCTAATTCATTGGAGCTAGaatcttttccatttttttcctGTTTATGCACAACTTgctctaaaagttataaaataattgttaGTTCAAACTGTATATGGCCAGAAACATGATTAAAAGAGAATTTTTATAGAAACATTTATACTAAGCATATCCACAAATGACAAATACTTTTTTACCTGTTTGGCTGATGGCAAGAAGGTAAGGACAATCGTCATCAGGCTCCCGTTTCTCAAACTGCAAAGAAATAACATTAATAAATATAGTTGCAGTGAAGAAAATTTGATAGGATGGGATGTATAAGAGATTACCCCACTCAAAAGAGGATGATCATCTGGAAGCTCATACCTGCAATAGACCAATTGTGTGGGTTTATTATACACGTGGGACATACTATTTACTtatgctataagcatataaTTCAGTAACTTTAGATATTTGATACACAAAAAGACGGATTAAGTATTACTGTTACTAACACTAAGTGCTCAGTCCTAAGTCGAGTCTCCGTCTTCAATTTACGAGCAGGACGTGCAGCAGATTTTGGATTCAAAAGAACCAAGGCTTTGGACACTTCTTCATCACTTTGCAATTTACTGATCTCATCAACAAAGCTCAACACAATTTCTTTGAAGTCTTTATTGGACTTGTCAATGAAgctcaaaatattttctccaaaaGCTTTAGTGTTGAGTTTGATGGTAGGAATCTCCTGTTCATGCTCTGCCTCATAAGAGAAGTCTTCAATGTCTTGTTCCAGTAATTCTAGAGGTCTGTGCTCTGGAGATTCTGGCATTTCTACGATAGGCTCATACTGTTGAGTCTGGAAGCTGGACTGCGAGAAGCTTTCGCTAGAATGGGGCAAATTTGGTAACGACACACACATGTTTAAGACGTCATCAACTGTATCAGGTTGCTTAGAGTCAGCCTCTCCTTTCTGTTGTGGTCCTGGGAGGCGAAGCCTAGTACTGTATATtgcaaaatttataaatattgtaaTGCACAAGGATGAATTTGTCTTTTTCTTGGAATATTGAGTATTCAATGTCGAAAAAATCAAGTGTCTTGTGGAATGTCAgatatttcatataataaacAGATTATTGTGAGGCctagatataaatttaattggaaaagatatatatattattttatttttataagcaGTAATCTGATGCAAACCTTGCAAATGCACTAGCAAAATGCCTGCAGTCGCCTCTCAATGGGCAGGCATCACAGTTTGGCTTTTTCTTTGTACAGAAGACCTGTGTGATATTGACGAAAATTCTTATGCTTACAATAAAACTAATCAAATTATCGTATCATTGACTATTGAGTGCAAATCTGACCTTTCCGAATGTGATCATGTGATAATGCAATTCATATCTGCCAAGCATACCAACTTAATGAGCAGAAGAATTTCTAGGACAATTTTTCAGTTACAACAAATCCATTGAACAAGAAAGCTCCagagaaaatgaaaatgctTACAGTGTTGACACATCAAGTTCGCATAAACGTGGCCAAAGGTACTTTTGTATGGAACTCTCCAGGGGGAACCtaattgaaaacaaaatcaacaattaatatataatagatCGAACATACCAACACTAAATAGAATTTATTCAATACATACTTTTCCAAAAGATGCATTTGGAGCCCATCAGGTAATGGTTGCAAAGGGACCCATCCTAGACGTACTACTATCCGAGCAACATTTATGTCAACCTTCAACCAAAAGTAtagttaaataagaaaaatccaGTATGCCGAGATTCCGAAGGCCCAACGAAAGTGGATAACCACTATATGCTGAATACTTACAGGGAAGGAATGATGTCGAAGTGACAAAAGTCGAATGCAATCCGTGCTCTTCGGCCCAAGCCCATAAATACTCAATAAATATTCTCTGAACAGAAGCAAGATAATAAAAGAATGCTCTATGATATATTAGCTTTTAAATATCACGATGACCATAACTTTgactaaataatttatattcttaCTTCACATCCTCCTTCGGGACATCTCTTAACCACTCAAGGTCAACGCTTCCATGATGTTCAAACGATCGATTAAGAAAATTCTGCAAAGTCCGCCAACTAATTGGTTAAGAGACCTTACTCCCAATATAGTACACACtcataacatattaagaaatatattatatatccataaatatttgaatttgaaccTAGTGTTATTATATTACCTAGTTCAGGTTATTATAGGAACCTATACATTTCAAATATTGGATTCACGACTCAATACAATCAATGGCCTCtaccaaaacataataataaatcacaaatatcattaataaaattcatgtgttttatttgaaattcaCTCTTTTAATATCTTTGGATGCAAAGCTATGAAGTTATCCTTTCAAGgattcattcattcaatatttcttttcatagacaaaagaaaataattgatttagaaAAGTTGAGTTTAAAATAGTATATAACACCGTCATAAATAGAAAACAGAATAAAAACAAGTGTGggaacaagaaaaaataaaacaatgtgGTAGGTTTATGTAATTAATGAGAATTTCGACAAcctaaactaaaactaaaaaatggAAAAGCTTTACttatgatctttttttttttgtatattatatataattacataccattttcaagtatttaaaaaaattataattctctTTTATAATGACACAGGAATGCACtaactttttttcaatattatcaaattttatttcaaaatctgaagttacaattaattttatttgttcagAAAGAGTCCTCTTTATTATTACAAAGTTACAACTGATAtgtagaaattttattatttctttatacaTTATGACATTAGGAATGTagtaaattttcttttcaaattttaattgttcgttgttatttttgtttctattttaaaaataattaaaatagggAAAACAAAAAGCAGAAACTATTAgggatataatatttttatcaattattgtaGACATATTGATGTAACATATTTCTTTTTGCTTATGTTTCTTTTCtaggtaaagaaaaaaaatcaattaatcaactCTACGGTACATCATTCGTAAAATCATAAATGAAATGAGAGAAGTCAAACGAGTGTACCTTAATTTTTGCAGCAAGAACATTACCCTGTCCTCGACATTTAATTTGTTcaaaaatttttttaacatCAGCATGTCTAACAGCTTCCCAATTAACCGAATCCCTGTTACTTTCAGTGGAACCAGTATATGTTCCAGTAGAATAGGCTTTCCTCAATCTATCCCAATCAAATTCTCTCTTTggcaatttatttttctctctcgaCATCTCGTCGGGCAAATCACCTGTTTCATTTACTAAATCGCAACTCTTAGCAAAGCTTATCACTTCTGGGTTACCACAATTGGCTGAAGACTGACTTCCACATGTACTTTCATTTCCAATATTTTCTTCTTGCATACTTTCTGACGTATTTGACACAAAAATTTCATCTGAATCTGGCAATACATGTGTAATCGCTAGAGCTTGTTCTTGTTGTGTAGTCATTTCTTGACTATTTTGAAGTGGGAACGCTGAAGCAAGAAGCATGAAGGCATTGCTGCATAGGATACAACAAGATTGTTTACACTCTACCGAATGAGAAAAATATGAGGATATAACACAATAAAGTTTACCTCGAAAGATAATCTGACACGTTTTGTGTTAGGAAAACGCCAACCACAGAGTCTACCACTGACCCTTTCCATGGAGAAAAAGTCCTTTTCCCTGTAAATAGATTTTTAGCATGGTAAAAGTTTAGCATAAAAATAGAAGTATTGAATTACTTGTAAAAGAGAAATTCTTGAGTTGTACCTAAGACGAGACACATGCGGGCAATGAATGAGGCTGCTCTTCCTTTAAATAATTCTCTTTGTTCCTTCCaccatattttcttcttttcatccGGCTCCTCGTCAATTCCACCATTTTCTATGAGTTGTTCCCACACTCGCTCTGATTCACTATCAAGATCAACCTTGGGCAATTCTTTGGCTTTGCGCTTTTGAACAATCATTGAACCATCAAGATTCCGCAAGACAAGCTGGTCATCATTAAACTTGGGCAATTTTTTGGCTTTGCGCTTTTGAACAATCATTGAACCATCAGGATTCCTCAAGACAAGCTGGTCATCATTAACCCTGGGC
This window encodes:
- the LOC107015285 gene encoding protein ROS1-like codes for the protein MELGNADQEELEKTVFFTPITPSKCIPAATEFNSINAGLNNFWSTNSSYNSQKKDEEVSDVIGGRSEFLSRHLDGGSESATVAPSTPMTKANPRKKQCGSVDMNERPLKKPRMRKHTPKIFDESKPKKTPKPKIKPSIPKSGNSKVSAKTKKKIEKDHDKVSVDLSGDAYMQTPNSKIPETIPGSLVLQVSTPQPETLEHALSAISPPDLEHDILTDFGHVSKSCKRSLPFNLENENDFLSIEAAVVIRNHVTQSYNKFLTNPLDGFNEQAVDTNSSIGLEDNLEAESQPNQGNDPSIYQDDQRACQHHFLKVYERRKTQIDLMPLAGNEAHVYPNNHGTISACRDHSVKVYKRRTIGNTGAVPLAGNETTSQNDHKSQEKGGSRLDFLESYRTSNNIGTADYADKGWNPLDTNTKSKVTSKSSFTICKRVTRRDFEIVNGAKNTCFSNMKSGKKGKFRSHFVVMVLPNKNQIAAAMADIESFECVFSLSPMVKSRRRRLIHPKRTKSAHREEYTKLEPLPLSACREENTELGPSLPMNALTLSPLVTSKRKRSKNCKRSTAILDPLCLKSGLSAINGFESFVDKWSQISACNEIQECSQHEGSWPQTDKSGRNDIEECPQHEDLLPRTNKSTCSEIQEYTQHENLLPKTKRSTKIITVAAIIRIFKKIKIGDTRTYKKKRTTSNNNDQLVLRNPDGSMIVQNPKAKELPRVNDDQLVLRNPDGSMIVQKRKAKKLPKFNDDQLVLRNLDGSMIVQKRKAKELPKVDLDSESERVWEQLIENGGIDEEPDEKKKIWWKEQRELFKGRAASFIARMCLVLGKRTFSPWKGSVVDSVVGVFLTQNVSDYLSSNAFMLLASAFPLQNSQEMTTQQEQALAITHVLPDSDEIFVSNTSESMQEENIGNESTCGSQSSANCGNPEVISFAKSCDLVNETGDLPDEMSREKNKLPKREFDWDRLRKAYSTGTYTGSTESNRDSVNWEAVRHADVKKIFEQIKCRGQGNVLAAKIKNFLNRSFEHHGSVDLEWLRDVPKEDVKEYLLSIYGLGPKSTDCIRLLSLRHHSFPVDINVARIVVRLGWVPLQPLPDGLQMHLLEKFPLESSIQKYLWPRLCELDVSTLYELHYHMITFGKVFCTKKKPNCDACPLRGDCRHFASAFASTRLRLPGPQQKGEADSKQPDTVDDVLNMCVSLPNLPHSSESFSQSSFQTQQYEPIVEMPESPEHRPLELLEQDIEDFSYEAEHEQEIPTIKLNTKAFGENILSFIDKSNKDFKEIVLSFVDEISKLQSDEEVSKALVLLNPKSAARPARKLKTETRLRTEHLVYELPDDHPLLSGFEKREPDDDCPYLLAISQTEQVVHKQEKNGKDSSSNELELYDSEKCSDNKNYFPKDQIIYGTILIPCRTANRGSFPLNGTYFQINEVFADHESSLNPIPVARASIWNLRVTTLYCGTSVSSIVKGLSTRDIQKCFWKGFMVVRGYDRKQRAPRPLHARFHTKGNIENFDDE